One segment of Antennarius striatus isolate MH-2024 chromosome 5, ASM4005453v1, whole genome shotgun sequence DNA contains the following:
- the zc3h11a gene encoding zinc finger CCCH domain-containing protein 11A, which translates to MSNRGDDCYFFYYSTCTKGDSCPFRHCEAAMGSENVCNLWKDGRCFRTTCKFRHMEITKKRKEILCYWENQAAGCQKPHCAFFHEKPRYIEGLYVPPDKTGQTQNAEQPKEEPAPAKPNSPLPTAAANPQLRGVKAESQEPVPSPTHPPVVINPADDDEDEDDQISEEGDDGKFGIASRKLPKSDESLNFGVSTLEEIRLRKALKASMKRAGYPPQNPEAAAGREKENIDSFFRPALNHAGDGPCVFEDAVRPRGSMAERLGRKIPGADEHADSVRLKRSLAERLGGVVDAEPPKKVTKPIKDRLGLSAEPSATPPVESNTESKKAPSQIHIKTLDEIKLEKAAKSHVSKSGPPAASEEPHKPKTPKGSKRSVTVKDRVTTFSEIFRAKKQRKEESKPAEPPAEKPLSKSQGEAGAVAGPPSPEAATLGQVRVKTLEEIRREKAERMLAEKEKKSCDPEESSAKKPRLTPVVKLASQREKSDDVTEKPVRTQTPPLKSGVANGNDIKVKTFEEIMREKRLRRQETEEKARGSAEAEGQKRPSDPPLRRSRPADVSPTPPGSSSPSSTAADSTLPTPEAPVQKTIPLRPAAASPEGGSAKPSSAETPQKTARKSGSTPSPAKQSRAAGQGSSTGPPGADGSPSRSQKKSPEPKTDTKVRPKLNVKPSVVKPAVRVRPGQKRRGAERSAVAAVKPLNSAPAGAEETLQETTGGAAQAFPSSSSEAHLSAAVPHSPVASLDSSCSPPSEELQTVPVFTQSVGPESKPTVIVAAARESSPPAPSPALKSPPPSKSRRTSASASRSAAVSAPPAVDVFDELISEFTDEHLEGEDVDSEIGEDDLLQELSEMIDS; encoded by the exons ATGAGTAACCGTGGAGACGACTGCTACTTCTTCTACTATTCCACCTGCACCAAA GGAGACAGCTGCCCGTTCCGACACTGTGAAGCTGCCATGGGCAGCGAGAACGTCTGCAACCTGTGGAAGGACGGACGCTGCTTCCGCACCACCTGCAAGTTCCGTCACATGGAGATAACG AAAAAACGAAAAGAGATCCTGTGTTACTGGGAGAACCAGGCGGCCGGCTGCCAGAAGCCGCACTGCGCGTTCTTCCACGAGAAGCCCCGCTACATCGAGGGCTTGTACGTCCCCCCCGATAAAACcg GTCAGACTCAGAACGCCGAGCAGCCGAAGGAGGAACCGGCTCCCGCCAAACCCAACTCCCCCCTGCCCACCGCCGCCGCCAACCCCCAGCTCCGAGGCGTCAAAGCCGAGTCCCAGGAGCCGGTGCCGagccccacccaccccccagtgGTGATCAATCCGGCAGACGATGATGAGGACGAGGACG aTCAGATCTCAGAGGAGGGGGACGACGGAAAGTTTGGCATCGCTTCTAGAAAACTACCCAAATCAG ATGAGTCACTGAACTTCGGAGTCAGCACCCTGGAGGAGATCCGGCTCAGGAAGGCCCTGAAGGCCAGCATGAAGCGAGCCGGTTACCCCCCCCAGAACCCCGAGGCCGCGGCcggcagagagaaagagaacatcGACTCGTTCTTCAGACCGGCCCTGAACCACGCAGGAGACG GCCCGTGTGTCTTTGAGGACGCCGTCAGACCCCGAGGCAGCATGGCCGAAAGACTGGGGAGGAAGATTCCCGGCGCCG ACGAACACGCGGACAGCGTCCGTCTGAAGAGGAGTCTGGCTGAGCGTCTGGGAGGAGTTGTGGACGCGGAACCGCCTAAGAAAG TCACGAAGCCTATCAAAGACAGACTTGGGCTTTCTGCTGAACCTTCAGCCACTCCCCCAG TTGAGAGCAACACGGAATCCAAAAAGGCGCCCAGTCAGATTCACATCAAAACTCTGGATGAGATCAAACTGGAGAAGGCGGCAAAGTCTCACGTGTCAAAGAGCGGACCCCCAGCCGCGTCTGAAGAACCCCACAAACCCAAAACCCCCAAGGGGAGCAAACGTTCCGTCACCGTAAAGGATCGCGTCACGACCTTCTCTGAGATCTTTCGCGCTAAGAAGCAACGAAAAGAAGAATCGAAGCCGGCCGAGCCCCCCGCAGAGAAGCCCCTGAGCAAGAGTCAGGGGGAGGCCGGCGCTGTCGCCGGGCCTCCCAGTCCCGAGGCTGCGACCCTGGGTCAGGTCCGGGTCAAGACCCTGGAAGAGATCCGGAGGGAGAAAGCTGAGAGGATGCTGgcagaaaaggagaagaagagctgTGACCCTGAGGAGAGCAGCGCCAAGAAACCTCGTCTGACGCCCGTCGTCAAGCTGGCATCCCAAA GAGAGAAAAGTGATGATGTGACAGAGAAGCCGGTCAGAACCCAAACTCCTCCGCTGAAG tCCGGCGTTGCCAACGGTAACGACATCAAAGTCAAGACCTTTGAGGAGATCATGCGAGAGAAGCGACTGCGCCGGCAGGAAACGGAGGAGAAGGCCCGAGGCTCGGCCGAAGCTGAAGGGCAGAAACGTCCGTCTGACCCCCCCCTGAGGAGGAGCCGTCCTGCTGATGTCAGCCCGACGCCACCGGGCTCCTCCTCGCCCTCCTCCACCGCCGCGGACTCCACCCTCCCCACGCCGGAGGCCCCCGTTCAGAAGACGATCCCCCTCAGGCCCGCGGCTGCTTCACCCGAGGGCGGCTCAGCGAAGCCGAGCTCCGCGGAGACCCCCCAGAAAACGGCAAGGAAGTCTGGGAGCACGCCGTCACCGGCCAAACAGAGCAGAGCGGCGGGTCAGGGTTCTTCTACGGGGCCCCCAGGGGCCGATGGGTCACCGAGCAGGAGTCAGAAGAAGTCCCCAGAGCCCAAGACCGACACCAAAG tgaggCCCAAGCTGAACGTGAAGCCGTCCGTCGTGAAGCCCGCCGTCCGAGTGAGGCCGGGCCAGAAGAGGAGGGGGGCAGAGCGATCCGCCGTCGCTGCCGTGAAGCCGCTGAACAGCGCCCCCGCTGGAGCGGAGGAGACACTGCAGGAGACGACAGGAGGAGCCGCACAG gcgTTCCCGTCCTCCAGCTCAGAGGCTCATCTGAGCGCAGCGGTTCCCCACAGTCCCGTCGCCTCGCTGgactccagctgcagcccccccAGCGAGGAGCTCCAGACCGTCCCCGTCTTCACGCAGAGCGTCGGACCAGAGTCCAAACCGACCGTCATCGTCGCCGCTGCCAGAGAGAGCAGCCCCCCGGCCCCGAG CCCGGCGCTGAAGTCTCCGCCTCCCTCCAAGTCACGCAGAACGAGCGCATCGGCGTCCAGAAGCGCCGCCGTCAGCGCCCCCCCGGCCGTTGACGTGTTCGACGAGCTCATCAGCGAGTTCACAGACGAACATCTGGAGGGCGAAGATGTGGACTCTGAGATCGGGGAGGACgacctcctgcaggagctgtcGGAGATGATCGACAGCTGA
- the LOC137595057 gene encoding zinc finger and SCAN domain-containing protein 32-like has protein sequence MTRLELLNVFLNDRLTAAAEEIFRAVKDTVLEYQSEILCAKEENERLKRLLNVAVQRLLLQPESHPALPHDDVQPCESEGRGSAPTLPQVKEEPKSRNLQADDPREAGDADGGGGVCLVQSRLTPQPPLAQTVCDRSVSPPHPPAPPQELKAEDDDGGGEDGSPVYSNCRETRRDGPGETNRGGRGLLKQNARSLRAPAPHSSQSLQRWHSCQECGKGFSFACQLEVHMRWHTKEKPYSCAVCRKSFTTVSMLKRHHRIHTGEKPFRCLVCGKCFNQSAHLNTHFRLHTREGPLEPAAIQLGKFSRDEADPAVCKL, from the exons ATGACCAGGCTGGAGCTGTTGAACGTCTTCCTGAACGACAGGCTGACGGCGGCGGCCGAGGAGATCTTCCGCGCCGTGAAGGACACGGTGCTGGAGTACCAGAGCGAGATCCTCTGCGCCAAGGAGGAGAACGAGCGGCTCAAGCGGCTCCTGAACGTCGCCGTCCAGCGGCTCCTGCTGCAGCCAG aGTCCCACCCCGCCCTCCCCCACGATGACGTCCAGCCGTGTGAGTCCGAGGGGCGGGGCAGCGCGCCGACGCTTCCCCAGGTCAAAGAAGAACCAAAATCGAGGAACCTTCAAGCAGACGATCCGCGGGAGGCGGGAGACGCggacggaggaggaggggttTGCCTCGTCCAATCACGTTTGACACCGCAGCCCCCCCTCGCCCAGACTGTGTGTGACAGGAGCgtctccccaccccacccgccGGCGCCGCCCCAGGAGCTCAAAGCGGAAGACGACGACGGCGGCGGGGAGGACGGCTCGCCGGTTTATTCAAACTGTAGGGAAACACGGAGGGACGGTCCCGGGGAGACGAACCGGGGGGGGCGGGGACTACTGAAACAGAACGCCAGGTCCCTGAGGGCGCCTGCCCCCCACTCGTCCCAGAGCCTCCAGCGCTGGCACAGCTGTCAGGAGTGTGGGAAGGGCTTCAGCTTCGCCTGCCAGCTGGAGGTGCACATGCGCTGGCACACCAAGGAGAAGCCCTACAGCTGCGCCGTGTGCCGCAAGAGCTTCACCACCGTCAGCATGCTGAAGCGCCACCACCGCATCCACACCGGGGAGAAGCCCTTCCGCTGCCTCGTCTGCGGGAAGTGTTTCAACCAGTCGGCGCACCTCAACACCCACTTCAGGCTCCACACCAGGGAGGGGCCGCTGGAGCCGGCCGCCATCCAGCTGGGAAAGTTCTCCAGAGACGAGGCCGACCCAGCCGTCTGCAAACTTTGA